CTTTATGCAATGGGAGTCACATTCTAGCCACATTCACACTGATtacacaagcaataccaatccccgcccTCAATTCGCCCATACCCATATCCCTACTCTACACATAACCAACACAATGGtaaggagagagaaaaaaaaagagaagatgaaCACTTACCTTGTGGTGTTGATGTGGGATGGAGTGCAATTTGAATTCGTGTGTGAGAGGGAGGGAATGGGAAGGTGTGGGCGATTTTCGTTTCGGACACAAAGGGAATGGGAAGGGTTaaggaatgaaaaatgaaaagagggTTGTGTCTATCCTATATCAGGGAAACGAAAACATACAAACCGGGTCGACCCGCGCGATACGTCCGCATCGCGGATGGATCGCGCGAAGCTGCAGGATATCAGGCGATCTGTCCGCATCGCGGGTGGATCGCGCAATTCACTGGGCACTTTGTCTATTTTCTTTGTTTCAGCTcaattcctgcaacatgaacaaacgtgactTATATTTTACAAATTGGTGGGTTGCCTCCCATCTAGCGCCTTAGTTAGggtcgtggcacgacacttttCTTTTTCacacgggttgcctcccgagtagcgcctgatttaacgtcgcggcacgacgcaagctctcctcaagcctcttctagatcgaTGGTGGTCTTGGCGCGTTCAGTGGCCTCCccgtagtaatgcttcactctctgTCCGTTCACCAAGAATGTCTCATCCGAGTGGGGTCTTCTAAGCTCGACAGCACCATGTGCAGTCAGACGAACTACCTCGAATGGTCCGGACCATTTCCTCTTTAGCTTTCCACTTAAAATCTTCAGCCTGGAGTTATACAACAATACTAACTGTCCAGGCTCAAAGTCACGAGATTGGATGCGCCTGTCATGAATTCTTTTGGTGCGCTCTTTATACATTTTCGCGTTTTCATAAGCATGATGGCGAAATTCATccaactcgtgcagctgcaacagTCTCTTCTCTCCAACTTGAACCATGTCGagattcagcttcttgatcgcccaatatgctctatgctcaatctcgactggtagatgacatgccttaccaaag
The sequence above is a segment of the Lycium barbarum isolate Lr01 chromosome 6, ASM1917538v2, whole genome shotgun sequence genome. Coding sequences within it:
- the LOC132644082 gene encoding uncharacterized protein LOC132644082; its protein translation is MVQVGEKRLLQLHELDEFRHHAYENAKMYKERTKRIHDRRIQSRDFEPGQLVLLYNSRLKILSGKLKRKWSGPFEVVRLTAHGAVELRRPHSDETFLVNGQRVKHYYGEATERAKTTIDLEEA